The genomic segment GAGGAGGAGATGCGATCCGTCCCGTCCGTTATTGGAGAGATATGAATGCTGTATCTGATTGGTCTGTCTTTCTGCTGTCACAGGCACATCTTCCTGGGCTTCACCAAATGTGGCCGGTATGTGTTGTCCTACACCAGTGACTGCGGCGAAGACGATGACTTCTCCTTCTACACGTATCACCTGTACTGGTGGGAGTTCAACCTGCACAGCCGCCTCAAACAGGTACATATGTTCATATTTGAATGATTGATCTTTCTCAGTTTGTGTGGTTGGGTGCTCATCCTCTAAATCAGTTTTGACTTGTGGAGTTCCTCAAGGTTCTGTCCTAGCtccctttttttttgtatatatactcCCAATGGATTCAGTTTTTAATAAGCACTATTGTTCTGCTCATTGTTATGCTGACGACACTCAAATGTACGTGTCTTTTATGCCAAATGACATCCAGGGTTTGAGTACTTTAACTGCTTGTGTGTCTGATATTAAATCACTTGGATGTAAATGCACTGGTTAAATctagtttatttttttcagcttgcTTTTGAGTTTGAGAGATTTATACATGCTTTTATCTCATCTTGACTAGACTACTGCAATTCAGTGTATATCGGTATTAGCCAATCGTATATGAACCCCCTAAAACagttcaaaatgcagctgctagaCTTTTGACTGGCACTCGCAAATACAAACATATTACCCATGTCCTACTCTCTTTGCACTGACTGCCAgtccatttaaaatgaaatgtactcTAACAACATAGATATCTTTAAAATAAGACAATGTCTACTAAAGTTTGTGATGGTGcaagttaaaattaaattacattatttcagATTGgtttctgatatttttttttaaatgtattaagttTCATTTGCTCTGTCACAAATATTTTGATTTGACGCTGCATGTATGCCTGAAACtgcactctttaaaaaaaaaaaaaggtttgaaagTGGTATTTCTCACTGATGCCATGGAAGTTCCGTTCTGGGTTCCTCAAAGAACGTTTCAGTTAATCGTTTTAAAAAGAACCATTTTGATTTTCTTGGCATGACGAACATTTAATAATCCAAAGAACCTTTTGCCACTATAAAGAATCTTTTGTACAATGGAAAGGTTCCaacattttgctttttgtttttaaggttttaaatggACTGGCACTGATGTATCTTTCTGACATTTTAGGTTTACACACTCCAGCTAGATGTCAAAGGTCATTAAATCAGAAACTCTTATTGGTCCCTAGATCTGGACTGAAGAAAAAGGTGACCGGGCTTTTCGCCATTGCCGGCCCAAAACTATGGAACAGCCTTCCTATGACTAGAACAACTGCAACACAATCCCTTTTTAAAACAAGGCCGGAAGCCTATCTTTCAGAGAAAGCTTATAGTTTATGAGCTAACAGGGgcttatttaaaaatgattaggCTACTGTTTGTCGTCATATCATTTTATGTAGCCTACTTTGCTGTCTTTCAATCAATACTGTTCAGCACAGTGGTCAACCATTGCTGTTTAACTGTGCTTTGTGAATAAAATGAACTGAACTGATATAAAATCTGTTGTTTATAACAGACATCTAAACTAAGATTACCCCATGATATTACATGAActttatctgtctctctctgcaggtGCATCATGTGCGTTTGTTTGCAGGTGAGGACATCTACAGCGATCTCTATCTGACCGTTTGCGAGTGGCACCATGATCATTCCAAGCTGGTCGTCTTTGGCTTCAAGTAAGAGCCCTGCTCCTCTGTGCTGTGTGTTATGAGCCAGTGGCTGGGTTATTACGGTAATCTAAACATGTACTCTCTGTGATCTGTCAGCACGCGCAGCTCCAGTTCAGCCCTGATGAACATGATGATGAGTGATGAGAACAACAGGGACATCTACATCACCATCACCTCAATGCCTCCCGCACAACCGTGCAAACAGTGCTGCCCCGCGTCCTCCGTGTCCACCATACGCACAGGTGCATTGGTGTACTATAAGCATTGATGAATTGCTCTTTCCAGTTCCtagcaacaaaaacaaacacttttcTCCGTTCACGGGTTTTCAGGTGGCGAGTGTCTGCAGCACGGTTATGTTCTGAACGCTCGCTATCAAGTGGTTTATCCGTTCCCGACGTTCCAGCCGGCGCTGCAGCTGAAGAAGGACCAGGTGATTCTGCTCAACACCAGCTACTCTCTGGTGGCCTGCGCCATCTCCCTCTGCTCAGGTACACAGCCAGTGTTTGTTCACGTCGGTTTGTTGATGTCcacatgaatgtgtgtgtttgctttcacTCAATGCCACTTGTTTTAGGAAATCGGATTGTTTGGACAGTtcttttcaattaaatgaataaaagaatGTCATTACTCAATAGTTATGTTCTTCAAACTGACCAGTTCATTCAAATTACTGGATCATATAGAGTAACCAAAGAACCTCAAGACAGGAATTGAACTTGGGTCGACATGAGCGCAGTTACTATTGGCACCAACATAATTCATTTTATACAGGAAGGACTCAGTAAAttgattaaattgttcaaaattgacagtaaagccatttataatgttataaaagatttctatttctgtgctgttcaactttctattcatcaaagaaaatgcATCATTTTTTCCACAAACGTATGAAGCAGCTATCAGAATATCAGAAATATTGATCGTgtggagcaaatcagcatattataatgatttctgaaggatcatgtgacactgaagtaatgatgctgaaaattcagctttgatcaaagaaataaattagattttaacatatatttaaataaaagcagctcttttaaattgcaataatatctcACACtatgactgtttttactgtatctttaaGCAGATGAATGCAGCCTTGCTAACTtgattcaaaacattaaaaagatcttttatatacatttcaaacatttacattttaacatttatttgctgCTATCTATACAATGTTTTTACTTCATTAATAGTAAATCtggtgtatttttgtatttattttagtttgatttAATGAACTCGATTTCATTTGATGTGTGAATTCCTTTTGGTGTAGGAGACGGGCAGCAGGAGGGTCAAAACAATCAGATTCTCTACCGTAAGAGAGATGCTTCCTCCTCTTCTCCTCCTGTCGGACCTACATCCCCTTCCTCATCAACCTCGTCTCAGGGGTCACCTGACCTCGGACAGTTAAAGCCCCATTTCACCCCGCTCTCCTCCAGCCAATCACAGGCGGCCGTGCGGGCCAGAGAGTTCGCTGCTGACATTTTCCGCCGAGCTCAGGCTGGAGCGAGGgaacatgacagaaaaaaaaaagaaaaagaagagacgGACACCCAGCGATTCCACAGCGAGGAGGAGCGAATGAGAGAGACACAGGAATGCGACGCAGAGGTCCCGGGACCCTCGTCTTCCTCCTCAGGACAGAACCAAGGTTCAGTGTCACCCACAGACGCAGAGGACAGTGCTGTGTGTAACACAGTCATGTCTCCTGGATCCACCTCCTCCGTCTTCTCTCTGTCTCCACATCCTCATGAgccttcatcctcctcttcctcctctgagCCTGCTTACGTTAACTACACCACTCTCAGATACAAACTACCACAGGCCAGTGCGTCAGAGCAGCCGAGCGGTATGACATTTCTCATCTTTTCTTGTcattaaagacacacacacacaaaacttggAATCAGATGTAGATTCAGAAACTGTTCTGACATATTAGGTTCAATGGTGAATCAGAACGATCAGAAGCTTGTCTATTTGAACTGTTAATTACAAGAACCGGAGTCATTTGTTTATGAATCAGACTCTGCTGGACACACTGTGTGTTTTGTGATTCACTAAAAACATCCAGCTCATAaaagtcatttgttcatgaatcagactttACAAGTCACATCGTACGtttatgattcactaaaaagTACTGATTCACAAGAGTcttttgttcatgaatcagactgtGCCAGATGTGtgatatgtttttgattcactaaaaactcATAAAAATCATTTGTTGATGAATCAGATTGTACTGGTCATAATGAACACTTATGATTCACAAAAAAGAGCtgattcataagagtcatttttacataaattggATTACGCCACTCATGCTATATGTTTATGATTCAATGAAAAGAACTGATTCATAAGAGCTGTTTGTTGATGAATTAGACTACGCTGAACATATTGtatgttttataattaataaaaactggTTCGTAAGAGCCGTTTGGTTGTGATCAAACTACACCAgttacaccacacacacacacatttcctttTTGACTTGATAAAAAGAACCAACTCTAAAAGAATAACTTGTTTTCTGATCACACTGTATTTCACTATGAAACAGATTCATGAAGCAGACTACACCagctgtttttgattcactaaacagAACTGACTCATTAGATAGAGTCTTTTGACTACACTGGTCTGTCTCTTGTCTGTAGGAGATGAGGATGATAAAGTCCTGCTTCCTTTCACGGTGACGGATCTGAAGGGACGAAACTTGCAGCTGGTGACGGGACAGTTCAGCGGTCAGGTGTGTGTTGATCCCACACACGTCTGATGCTCCAGGGCTGTGTTTGATCTCTCGTGTGTTTGCGtctctctcagtgtgtgtgtgtcgagcagCTGACGCTGGACTTCGAGTATCTCATCAACGAGGTCATCAGGAATGATGCCGACTGGGGCTCCCAGTTCTGCTCCTTCAGCGACTATGACGTGGTCATCCTCGAGGTGATGGGGTTTCTTTTCTTCAGGAGGAGCTTTTTTGTTAGGATTTGTTTACAAAATGCACTAGTGGTGCCCGTTTTTTTCTGTTGCATTGGTTCTGGAAGTCtttcttctatatatatatatttttttttttagtctgaaGATGACAAAGATGAATGGAATGTTTACTCTGCTGTTGCGCTCTATTGATGCATTGTTCTTATTTGCATGTGTTCTGCTGTTTCTACTGCAACAGGTTTGCCCGGAGACCAATATAGTGGTGATAAACATcgggctgctgctgctggcgttCTCTAACTGTGAGGATGAACACtgcaggtaaacacacacacacacacagacaagcaTATGATGAAATGTCCATTAATactttgttttctgtctgtttgtaGACCGAAGTCGTACCACTCCAGTCTGCAGGTCAGTTGGGATCTGAACACTGGAGCGTGTCGTACAGTCGGTGTCGGTGACCTtactgaggtcaaaggtcagaccAGGTAACGACCCTCGGATGCGTGGGCCCtgttgtctgtctgtttatccTCGCTCAGATGttctcatgtgtgtgtttgtgccacAGTGGAAGCGTGTGGAGCTCCTACAGGAAGTCGTGTGTGAACACCGTCATGCGGTGGCTGGTTCCTGAGAGCAGCTCACGCTACATCAACCGCATGACCAACGAGGCTCTGCATAAAGGTGTGATTTAGACACACATGAGCAATACACCtgcactactggtcaaaagattttgtttttgatgtttgtgaagatttttcactctttttttctgCTCGTTGCAGGTTCTTCTCTTCAGGTGTTGGCTGATAATGACAGAGCCACGTGGATCGTCCTGTGAGAGAGACGACACGCTCACACTCTTCAGTGCTGCTCTGCTGTGTCCAAACACAGCCACTCTCAGTGTTTCTGTCGTGTTTGTTGCGTGTATCCGTGTGATTGACATAAAGACATGACAGCGCGGGACACTCTGGGAACATTTTTTGAAACACGTCAGTGATCACCATCCCAATAAGGAACAGAGCTGAACGTCTGTCTCCACTTAACTTGAACACTTCTACACGCTTGTTTTGATGTTAGTGTAATGGACTGCAGTAGTTTTTTTCTGTTAGAAACGCCCTGTAATTGGAAGGTATAGCAGGATGTTTTAATAAGACGTTGCTTTGGGGCTCATCTGTATTTGTTtgcttgatttgttttgtttgtttcaggaT from the Carassius carassius chromosome 7, fCarCar2.1, whole genome shotgun sequence genome contains:
- the dcaf15 gene encoding DDB1- and CUL4-associated factor 15, with the translated sequence MAPSSKSEKNDNKQKQLKKHKDHVVKLLTRGRLNGHLSQRLFRKLPPRVCVPLKTIVSEEFLRAGHIFLGFTKCGRYVLSYTSDCGEDDDFSFYTYHLYWWEFNLHSRLKQVHHVRLFAGEDIYSDLYLTVCEWHHDHSKLVVFGFNTRSSSSALMNMMMSDENNRDIYITITSMPPAQPCKQCCPASSVSTIRTGGECLQHGYVLNARYQVVYPFPTFQPALQLKKDQVILLNTSYSLVACAISLCSGDGQQEGQNNQILYRKRDASSSSPPVGPTSPSSSTSSQGSPDLGQLKPHFTPLSSSQSQAAVRAREFAADIFRRAQAGAREHDRKKKEKEETDTQRFHSEEERMRETQECDAEVPGPSSSSSGQNQGSVSPTDAEDSAVCNTVMSPGSTSSVFSLSPHPHEPSSSSSSSEPAYVNYTTLRYKLPQASASEQPSGDEDDKVLLPFTVTDLKGRNLQLVTGQFSGQCVCVEQLTLDFEYLINEVIRNDADWGSQFCSFSDYDVVILEVCPETNIVVINIGLLLLAFSNCEDEHCRPKSYHSSLQVSWDLNTGACRTVGVGDLTEVKGQTSGSVWSSYRKSCVNTVMRWLVPESSSRYINRMTNEALHKGSSLQVLADNDRATWIVL